A region of Catenibacterium mitsuokai DNA encodes the following proteins:
- a CDS encoding adenylosuccinate synthase codes for MAGVVVVGSQWGDEGKGKVTDYLAQQADLVVRYSGGNNAGHTIKFNGQKFALRLIPSGIFTTGEVVLGNGMVINPKALLEEMKYLNDAGIKTDKMHISDRAHVTLPYHIEIDELEEEMRGAASIGTTKKGIGPTYVDKYDRIGIRIGEFINEPLFKKRLEETLAFKKKQYPGLQCTAEEIFEEYKEYAKVIKPMVCDTGIFLDEAFQAKKKILFEGAQGTMLDIDYGTYPYVTSSHPGANGVPSGASIGPLYLTDVVGVIKAYTTRVGSGAFPTEIEGELGDYIRNAGHEFGTVTKRPRRIGWFDAVVVNQSRRMASLTGCSLMLLDVLSGLDTIKICTAYMLDGKEIHGLPSTIEELARVEPVYVELPGWKEDITNVTSFEELPVNAQNYIKKIEELIHCPVIMFSVGPDRTQTIVLKEVF; via the coding sequence ATGGCAGGAGTCGTTGTTGTTGGAAGCCAGTGGGGCGACGAAGGAAAAGGAAAGGTTACAGATTATCTTGCACAGCAGGCAGATCTAGTAGTGAGATATTCTGGAGGTAATAATGCAGGTCATACTATTAAATTTAATGGCCAGAAATTTGCCTTAAGACTTATTCCTAGCGGAATCTTTACAACGGGTGAAGTTGTATTAGGTAACGGAATGGTTATCAATCCTAAAGCTTTACTTGAAGAAATGAAGTATTTAAATGATGCAGGTATCAAGACTGATAAGATGCACATCTCAGATCGTGCACATGTCACTTTACCTTATCATATTGAAATTGACGAATTAGAAGAAGAAATGCGTGGTGCTGCAAGTATCGGTACAACTAAGAAAGGTATTGGACCTACTTATGTAGATAAATATGACCGTATCGGTATTCGTATTGGTGAATTCATTAATGAACCATTATTTAAGAAGAGACTTGAAGAAACATTAGCATTCAAGAAGAAACAGTATCCTGGATTACAGTGTACTGCAGAAGAAATTTTTGAAGAATATAAGGAATATGCTAAAGTAATCAAACCTATGGTTTGTGATACTGGTATCTTTTTAGATGAAGCATTTCAGGCAAAGAAGAAGATCTTATTTGAAGGTGCTCAGGGTACTATGCTTGATATTGATTATGGTACTTATCCATATGTAACAAGTTCTCACCCAGGTGCTAATGGTGTACCATCTGGTGCAAGCATTGGTCCTCTTTATTTAACTGATGTAGTAGGTGTTATTAAGGCTTATACTACTCGTGTTGGTTCTGGTGCTTTCCCTACTGAAATTGAAGGTGAATTAGGTGATTATATCAGAAATGCAGGTCATGAATTTGGTACAGTAACTAAGAGACCAAGAAGAATTGGATGGTTCGATGCAGTTGTTGTTAACCAGTCAAGAAGAATGGCTTCATTAACTGGATGTTCATTAATGTTGTTAGATGTATTAAGTGGTTTAGATACTATTAAGATTTGTACTGCTTACATGTTAGATGGTAAAGAAATTCATGGTTTACCTTCTACAATTGAAGAATTAGCAAGAGTAGAACCAGTTTATGTAGAATTACCAGGCTGGAAGGAAGATATCACAAATGTCACTTCATTTGAAGAACTTCCTGTCAATGCTCAGAACTATATCAAGAAGATTGAAGAACTTATTCACTGCCCAGTGATAATGTTCTCAGTTGGACCTGATCGTACTCAGACAATTGTGCTTAAGGAAGTATTTTAA
- a CDS encoding molybdopterin-binding protein — protein sequence MNVEVINVGTELLLGEIINTEAPVLFKMCKELGFDIYHQTTVGDNPQRLLECLDIAFKRGADCVITTAGLGPTQDDLTKELSAEYLRLELVYNEEEARKVDEKCRFVTGLDVVSDNNFKQAYFPENAYILENDVGTANGCVMSKDEKMIINLPGPPKEFNYVVEHSLKPYLEQYRQEQIFTLDYLVMGIGESMIDEKLTETQYKQTDVTLAMYAGEGYVRVRIATKAKTKEEAYQHMTPMRNEIETLLKGYLIPGGSIEKALKDIMVPIQFIGDIDVPTWFKPYVKEDADFVIYSKVEHVSLGDQVTIHVNNDKGFTDGMLKDYHLSMNRLTSKLQLYLYRYLKNSLPL from the coding sequence ATGAATGTAGAAGTGATTAATGTAGGGACTGAACTTCTTCTTGGTGAAATCATCAACACAGAAGCTCCGGTACTCTTTAAGATGTGTAAGGAATTGGGATTTGATATTTATCACCAGACGACTGTAGGTGATAATCCACAACGTTTATTAGAATGTCTCGATATTGCGTTTAAAAGAGGGGCAGATTGTGTCATCACTACTGCAGGACTTGGTCCAACGCAGGATGATTTAACTAAGGAACTCTCAGCAGAATATCTGAGACTAGAACTTGTCTATAACGAAGAAGAAGCCCGTAAGGTGGATGAAAAATGTCGCTTTGTGACAGGGCTCGATGTTGTTTCTGACAACAACTTCAAACAGGCTTATTTCCCAGAAAATGCTTATATATTAGAGAATGATGTAGGAACAGCCAATGGCTGTGTGATGAGCAAAGACGAGAAAATGATCATTAACCTTCCTGGTCCACCTAAGGAATTCAATTATGTTGTAGAACATTCCTTAAAGCCCTATCTCGAACAATATCGCCAGGAACAGATCTTTACATTAGATTATCTTGTAATGGGTATTGGGGAAAGTATGATTGATGAAAAACTGACAGAAACCCAATATAAACAGACAGATGTCACTCTTGCGATGTATGCAGGAGAAGGCTATGTGAGAGTACGCATAGCGACTAAAGCCAAAACAAAAGAAGAAGCTTATCAACATATGACCCCAATGAGGAATGAGATAGAAACACTATTAAAAGGTTATCTGATTCCAGGAGGTTCTATAGAAAAAGCCCTCAAAGACATCATGGTCCCTATTCAATTCATAGGGGATATAGATGTCCCCACATGGTTTAAGCCTTATGTAAAAGAGGATGCTGACTTTGTTATTTATTCTAAGGTGGAGCATGTCTCTTTAGGTGATCAGGTCACTATCCATGTGAATAACGATAAAGGATTTACAGATGGGATGTTGAAGGATTATCATCTCTCAATGAATCGTTTGACAAGCAAACTACAGCTTTATCTTTATCGTTATTTAAAAAACAGTTTACCCCTATAG
- a CDS encoding GNAT family N-acetyltransferase produces MILRQAVIGDIEAISHIESLCFPKAEAATYEQFKERFNAFSENFLVLEDKDVIGFINGNTSNIKGLPDAFYEDASLHDPMGDYMTVFGLDVHPNYQHQGLAHTLMNGYITLAKERNKKGIFLTCKDHLIGFYESFGYKHLGVSSSTHGEAKWNDMYLEV; encoded by the coding sequence ATGATATTAAGACAAGCAGTTATAGGTGATATAGAAGCTATCTCTCATATAGAGTCTCTTTGTTTTCCTAAAGCTGAAGCAGCGACTTATGAGCAGTTTAAAGAACGCTTTAATGCCTTTTCAGAGAACTTTCTTGTATTAGAAGATAAAGATGTTATTGGCTTTATTAATGGGAATACATCGAATATTAAAGGTTTACCAGATGCATTCTATGAAGATGCCTCATTACATGATCCTATGGGTGATTATATGACGGTCTTTGGCCTAGATGTACATCCAAATTATCAGCATCAAGGCTTAGCACATACGCTTATGAATGGCTATATCACTCTTGCAAAGGAGCGAAATAAAAAAGGAATCTTCCTTACTTGTAAAGATCACTTGATAGGCTTTTATGAAAGTTTTGGCTATAAGCATCTTGGTGTCTCTTCTTCTACTCATGGAGAAGCAAAATGGAATGATATGTATCTGGAGGTATGA
- a CDS encoding ABC transporter ATP-binding protein: MNKNRRAPMGMGRGRGNNEKAKDLGGTLKKLLAYLKPYHLKICFVMVFAICSTIFNILGPKILAKATDKLSEGIMAKVANTGGIDFNYIVKILLILVVLYAASSLFSYIMGWIISGVSQDAAFSLRKDISKKMNRLPLSYFDKHTSGDILSRVTNDIDTIAQSLNQSLSTLISNVVTLVGIFIMMLTISWQMTLIAVVVLPVSMILMRLVMKHSQKYFTQQQNSLGDVNGHIEEMYGGHQVVKAFNGEEKSVEQFEQYNESLYTSAWKSQFFGSLMMPISNFIGNIGYVGVCIIGGILAGSKTITIGDIQAFIQYVRQFNQPISQIAQAANLLQSTGAAAERVFEFLEEEELTEDSATLTTDEVQNMKGAVTFADVHFGYNPDKIIINDFSLHVHAGQKVAIVGPTGAGKTTIIKLLMRFYELNGGSIMIDGEDITQMKRSDLRSLFGMVLQDTWLFNGTIMDNLKYGRLDATDEEVKKACVSAHVDHFIHTLSDGYNTMINEESSNISAGQKQLLTIARAFLKDPKILILDEATSSVDTRTEVLIQQGMDELMKNRTSFVIAHRLSTIRDADTIIVMRDGDIVEIGNHEGLLKENGFYATLYRSQFENGQ; the protein is encoded by the coding sequence ATGAATAAAAATCGTCGCGCTCCAATGGGTATGGGCAGAGGCCGTGGTAATAATGAAAAAGCTAAGGATTTAGGTGGTACATTAAAGAAGTTACTCGCCTACTTAAAACCATATCATTTAAAGATTTGTTTTGTTATGGTATTTGCGATATGTTCTACTATCTTTAATATTCTAGGTCCTAAAATTCTTGCGAAAGCAACAGATAAATTATCAGAAGGTATCATGGCGAAGGTAGCCAATACTGGTGGTATTGATTTTAATTATATCGTCAAGATTTTATTGATTCTTGTCGTGTTATATGCAGCAAGTTCACTCTTCAGCTATATTATGGGTTGGATCATCTCTGGTGTTTCACAGGATGCAGCCTTCTCACTTAGAAAAGATATTTCTAAAAAGATGAACCGTTTACCACTTTCTTATTTTGATAAGCATACAAGTGGTGATATTCTTTCTCGTGTCACTAACGATATTGATACAATCGCTCAGTCACTTAACCAGTCTTTATCTACACTTATTTCTAACGTAGTCACTCTTGTTGGTATCTTTATAATGATGCTTACAATCAGCTGGCAGATGACTTTAATTGCAGTTGTAGTATTACCTGTTTCAATGATCTTGATGCGTTTAGTCATGAAGCATTCACAGAAATACTTCACTCAGCAGCAGAACTCACTTGGGGATGTCAATGGTCATATTGAAGAAATGTATGGTGGACATCAGGTAGTCAAAGCGTTCAATGGTGAAGAAAAATCTGTAGAGCAGTTTGAGCAATACAATGAATCACTTTATACATCTGCATGGAAATCACAATTCTTTGGATCACTCATGATGCCTATTAGTAACTTTATTGGTAATATCGGTTATGTAGGTGTTTGTATTATCGGTGGTATTCTAGCAGGTTCTAAAACAATCACTATTGGTGATATCCAGGCATTTATCCAGTATGTTAGACAGTTCAACCAGCCAATTTCACAGATTGCTCAGGCGGCTAACTTATTACAAAGTACAGGTGCAGCGGCAGAACGTGTCTTTGAATTCTTGGAGGAAGAAGAACTTACAGAAGACTCAGCCACTCTTACAACTGATGAAGTACAGAATATGAAGGGTGCTGTCACTTTTGCAGATGTACATTTTGGATATAATCCAGATAAGATCATCATCAATGACTTCTCACTCCATGTTCATGCTGGTCAGAAGGTGGCCATTGTTGGTCCGACTGGTGCAGGTAAAACAACTATTATTAAATTGTTGATGCGTTTCTATGAACTCAATGGTGGTTCTATCATGATTGATGGTGAAGATATCACTCAAATGAAACGTAGTGATCTTCGTTCATTATTTGGCATGGTATTACAGGATACATGGTTATTTAATGGTACTATCATGGATAACTTGAAATATGGTCGATTAGATGCCACTGATGAAGAAGTGAAAAAAGCGTGCGTGAGTGCGCATGTAGATCACTTTATTCATACACTATCTGATGGCTATAACACTATGATCAATGAAGAATCTTCTAATATCAGTGCAGGTCAGAAGCAGTTATTGACTATTGCTCGTGCCTTTTTAAAGGATCCTAAGATTTTGATTCTTGATGAAGCAACATCTTCAGTTGATACAAGAACAGAAGTATTAATTCAGCAGGGGATGGATGAATTAATGAAGAATAGAACATCATTTGTTATTGCGCATCGTCTTTCTACTATTAGAGATGCTGATACAATCATCGTTATGCGTGATGGTGATATTGTAGAAATCGGTAATCATGAAGGATTACTTAAAGAAAATGGTTTCTATGCTACACTTTATCGTTCACAATTTGAAAATGGACAGTAA
- a CDS encoding ATP-binding cassette domain-containing protein, translated as MLKLKKYFKKYWLLFVLAIVCIFGQAYTELTLPDYMSDIVSSGIQAGGFDSAISPVLSEKTYNHLLLFVSSKDQKVLENYYKKTPVKDVDKSYYKTFKKAKNQTLYILKKDVDEEKLNKVLTKPMLIVYSMNKMKPGTKQYKSFETKIDSAINSAKEGYQKGLDGYNKGLEQYNAGMAKYNQGVKQYEQMQTAIKQYDSALNALNTQFGSYEKAKEMQNTLTAQYNALPEGDTKTKLQAQLAGISQAVAGYEKLNASEAQMAQMKSQSSTIKKQLDQAKEKVASAKPQLDESKKKLDDAKAQIDAMETHLNNGDIYYFIGSMSEEERNKMFESVDKQMKTMGESTMKIAAGEGVKAEYKKLGADVNKVQNQYIAHKGMQMLAIALLGAVASICVAFLASRLGAAVARDLRLAVFKKVESFSNTEFNKFSTASLITRSTNDIVQIQMVLVIIVRMCMLAPINGIGGIMKAVKNSPSMTWMIFLVVIIIFGVLGVTFSIAMPKFKIIQQLIDKLNLAMRENLSGVLVIRAFGNEEESEKRFDQANKDLTHTNLFVNRVMVSLMPIMMFIMQGMTLLIIYFGAKQVDLGNIAIGEMMAFLQYAMIIVMSFLMVAMIAVMLPRASVAANRVAEVLNTEPTIENPKQITPFEEDKKGLIEFKHVSFKYPGADEPVLTDIDFTARPGQTTAFIGSTGSGKSTLINLIPRFYDVTEGEVMVDGVDVRHVSMHDLRDRIGVVPQKGLLFSGTIESNIKYGAPDLSDEELAEVIDVAQAKEFIETKPLGVEEPIAQGGTNVSGGQKQRLAIARALAKNAEILIFDDSFSALDFKTDATLRKRLGEMTAKTHNTVLIVGQRIASIMHADQIIVLDEGKIVGKGTHEELMKTCSVYQEIALSQLSKEELDNE; from the coding sequence ATGCTTAAGCTGAAGAAATATTTTAAGAAATATTGGTTATTATTTGTATTAGCCATCGTTTGTATATTTGGACAGGCCTATACTGAATTAACACTTCCTGATTATATGTCTGATATCGTATCGAGCGGTATTCAGGCAGGAGGCTTCGATTCAGCTATATCTCCTGTATTAAGTGAAAAGACTTATAATCATTTATTATTATTTGTCTCTTCAAAAGATCAAAAAGTATTAGAAAATTATTATAAGAAGACTCCTGTAAAGGATGTGGACAAATCTTATTATAAGACATTCAAGAAAGCAAAAAATCAGACTTTATATATCTTAAAGAAAGATGTAGATGAAGAAAAACTCAATAAAGTATTAACTAAGCCAATGTTGATTGTTTATTCTATGAATAAAATGAAACCTGGTACAAAGCAGTATAAATCATTTGAAACAAAGATTGATTCAGCTATTAATTCTGCTAAGGAAGGTTATCAAAAAGGCTTAGATGGCTATAATAAAGGTTTAGAACAGTATAATGCTGGCATGGCTAAATACAATCAGGGTGTGAAGCAGTATGAACAGATGCAGACTGCTATTAAACAGTATGATAGTGCATTAAACGCACTAAACACTCAGTTTGGTTCATATGAAAAAGCCAAAGAAATGCAGAACACTTTAACTGCACAATACAATGCATTACCTGAGGGGGACACAAAAACAAAGCTTCAGGCTCAATTAGCTGGTATTTCTCAGGCAGTCGCTGGTTATGAAAAACTCAATGCCTCAGAAGCTCAGATGGCGCAAATGAAGAGTCAGTCTTCAACAATCAAGAAACAGCTTGATCAGGCTAAAGAAAAAGTCGCTTCTGCAAAACCTCAATTAGATGAATCTAAGAAGAAACTAGATGATGCAAAAGCACAGATTGATGCCATGGAAACACATTTAAACAATGGAGATATTTATTATTTCATTGGTTCAATGAGTGAAGAAGAACGTAATAAGATGTTTGAAAGCGTCGATAAGCAGATGAAGACTATGGGTGAATCTACAATGAAGATTGCAGCTGGTGAAGGTGTTAAAGCGGAATATAAGAAGCTTGGCGCGGATGTCAATAAAGTGCAGAACCAGTATATTGCCCATAAAGGTATGCAGATGTTAGCTATTGCCTTACTTGGTGCTGTGGCTTCTATCTGTGTTGCATTCTTAGCATCTAGACTTGGTGCAGCAGTTGCAAGAGATTTACGTTTAGCTGTATTTAAGAAGGTTGAAAGCTTCTCTAATACTGAATTCAATAAGTTCTCTACAGCCTCTTTAATTACTCGTAGTACAAATGATATTGTTCAGATCCAGATGGTTCTTGTGATAATCGTAAGAATGTGTATGCTTGCTCCAATCAATGGTATTGGTGGTATTATGAAAGCTGTCAAGAACTCACCATCCATGACATGGATGATCTTCCTAGTTGTCATTATCATCTTTGGAGTACTTGGTGTCACTTTCTCTATTGCTATGCCTAAATTCAAGATTATCCAGCAATTAATTGATAAGTTAAACTTAGCTATGAGAGAAAACCTTTCAGGTGTTCTTGTCATTCGTGCATTTGGAAATGAAGAAGAATCTGAAAAACGTTTTGATCAGGCAAACAAGGATTTAACACATACAAACTTATTTGTTAATAGGGTGATGGTCTCATTAATGCCTATCATGATGTTTATCATGCAGGGTATGACATTACTTATTATCTACTTTGGGGCGAAGCAGGTTGATTTAGGTAATATTGCGATTGGTGAAATGATGGCCTTCTTACAGTATGCCATGATTATCGTTATGAGTTTCTTAATGGTCGCAATGATTGCGGTTATGTTACCTCGTGCAAGTGTAGCGGCAAACCGTGTGGCTGAAGTATTAAATACTGAACCTACAATTGAAAATCCAAAACAGATCACACCATTTGAAGAAGACAAGAAAGGTTTAATAGAATTCAAACATGTATCATTTAAGTATCCTGGTGCTGATGAACCAGTCTTGACTGATATTGACTTTACAGCCCGTCCTGGTCAAACAACAGCTTTTATTGGTTCAACAGGTTCAGGTAAATCAACGCTTATTAACCTTATTCCTCGTTTCTATGATGTCACTGAAGGTGAAGTGATGGTAGATGGTGTGGATGTAAGACATGTTTCTATGCATGATTTAAGAGACCGTATTGGTGTTGTACCTCAGAAGGGATTATTATTCTCAGGTACAATTGAATCAAATATTAAATATGGTGCTCCTGATTTATCTGATGAAGAATTGGCTGAAGTGATTGATGTTGCGCAGGCAAAAGAATTCATTGAAACAAAACCATTGGGCGTTGAAGAACCTATTGCACAAGGTGGTACAAACGTATCAGGTGGACAAAAACAGCGTCTCGCAATTGCAAGAGCACTTGCGAAAAATGCTGAAATTCTTATCTTTGATGATAGCTTCTCAGCACTTGACTTCAAGACTGATGCCACACTTAGAAAACGTCTAGGAGAAATGACTGCAAAGACACATAACACTGTCTTAATCGTTGGACAGCGTATTGCATCTATTATGCATGCTGATCAGATCATCGTACTTGATGAAGGTAAGATTGTAGGAAAAGGCACACATGAAGAATTAATGAAAACATGTTCTGTCTATCAGGAAATTGCCTTATCTCAGTTATCAAAGGAGGAATTGGACAATGAATAA
- a CDS encoding MarR family winged helix-turn-helix transcriptional regulator: MIDKVAVLKKVVGKYMMRNFKDMPLTGDQSRLLFVIKEHGHSQKEVAQCLHISDATLSVRIKRLEEAGYIIREQNPQDKRHSTVRLSKLGEEYLENCKDKMRHMEEVCSRGLTKEDHDAVLHMIDMIIKNMEEELKEEDDA; the protein is encoded by the coding sequence ATGATAGATAAGGTCGCAGTACTTAAAAAAGTCGTAGGAAAGTATATGATGCGCAACTTTAAGGATATGCCTTTAACAGGCGATCAATCACGCTTGTTATTTGTGATTAAAGAACATGGTCATTCTCAAAAAGAAGTGGCACAATGTCTTCATATTTCTGATGCAACACTTTCAGTAAGAATCAAGCGTCTAGAAGAAGCAGGCTATATTATTCGTGAACAGAATCCTCAAGATAAACGTCATTCTACAGTGCGTTTAAGTAAATTGGGTGAAGAGTATTTAGAAAACTGTAAGGATAAGATGAGGCATATGGAAGAAGTATGCAGCAGAGGACTCACAAAAGAAGATCATGATGCCGTATTACATATGATTGATATGATTATTAAGAATATGGAAGAAGAATTAAAGGAGGAAGACGATGCTTAA
- a CDS encoding glutamate-5-semialdehyde dehydrogenase produces MNTLLETQLKRAKAAARLLKNMPTCTKNQALEKIADALIARSDEILEANKKDMAHAKEVNMTKAMQDRLLFTHERIIGVSDGVKKVAALPDPIGEVMESWTRPNGLEISKVRVPIGVFGIIYEARPNVTVDIASLCLKSGNACVLRGGKEAIHTNKKLVEIMKDATKDILPEGAIELITELDHAIVGELIHANEYVDVIVPRGGAGLIQFVVKNATVPVIETGAGICHLYVDKDADLNKALTIAVNAKIQRPSVCNAIETILVHKDVADTFLPELKKAFEKVEIKGDDATCQIIHCEHVTDDSYATEYDDYIVNIRVVNSVEEAINHIYTYSTKHSESIITENDETAALFMNSLDSACVYHNASTRFSDGGEFGFGAELGISTQKLHARGPLGLKEMCSYQYKIEGNGQIRE; encoded by the coding sequence ATGAATACATTATTAGAAACACAATTAAAGCGTGCAAAAGCAGCTGCACGTCTTTTAAAGAATATGCCTACTTGCACAAAGAATCAGGCACTAGAGAAAATTGCCGATGCATTAATTGCACGTAGTGATGAAATATTAGAAGCCAATAAAAAAGATATGGCACATGCCAAGGAAGTCAATATGACTAAGGCTATGCAGGATAGACTCTTATTTACTCATGAACGTATTATAGGAGTGAGTGATGGAGTCAAGAAAGTGGCCGCATTACCTGATCCTATTGGTGAAGTGATGGAATCCTGGACAAGACCAAATGGTCTAGAAATTTCTAAAGTGAGAGTGCCTATTGGCGTCTTTGGAATTATCTATGAAGCCCGTCCTAATGTCACTGTAGATATTGCCTCTCTTTGCTTAAAATCAGGCAATGCCTGTGTTTTAAGAGGGGGTAAAGAAGCCATTCATACAAATAAGAAATTAGTAGAAATCATGAAGGATGCTACAAAGGATATCTTACCAGAAGGGGCGATTGAATTGATTACAGAACTAGATCACGCCATCGTAGGAGAACTGATCCATGCCAATGAATATGTGGATGTTATTGTACCTAGAGGTGGTGCTGGACTCATTCAGTTTGTTGTTAAGAATGCAACAGTACCTGTTATTGAAACAGGCGCTGGTATCTGCCATCTTTATGTTGATAAGGATGCGGACCTTAATAAAGCATTAACTATTGCAGTCAATGCAAAGATTCAAAGACCTTCAGTATGTAATGCGATAGAAACAATACTTGTACATAAGGATGTGGCAGACACGTTCTTACCTGAACTTAAAAAAGCCTTTGAAAAAGTAGAAATCAAAGGGGATGATGCAACATGTCAGATCATTCACTGTGAACATGTTACAGATGACAGTTATGCAACAGAATATGATGACTATATTGTGAATATTAGAGTTGTTAACTCAGTCGAAGAAGCAATTAATCATATTTATACATATTCTACAAAGCATTCAGAATCCATTATTACTGAAAACGATGAAACAGCTGCATTATTTATGAACAGCTTAGATAGTGCCTGTGTGTATCATAATGCTTCTACAAGATTCTCAGACGGTGGAGAATTTGGCTTTGGAGCAGAACTGGGTATCAGCACACAGAAACTTCATGCCAGAGGCCCACTTGGTTTAAAAGAAATGTGTTCTTATCAATACAAAATTGAAGGAAATGGCCAGATTAGAGAGTAG
- the proB gene encoding glutamate 5-kinase, with product MKRRIEEVKKIVIKVGSSSLCDKDGKINKEKILMLTWQIAKLKREGYIVVLVSSGAIAAGMGALGLDSKPKTLPEKQALAAIGQARLMEIYEEIFQVFNMKCSQILLNHDDFDDRHRLMNLNHTINALLNYGVVPIINENDALAVDEIKVGDNDTLASLIVPLVEAQLLILVSDIDGLYTGNPHTDPDAVLIHYVDKIDDTILSYAGDAVSGLGTGGMATKLKAAQMVNALGSHMCIVNGQKENSILNALDNEGTWFNGASGTNMNARRHWIAYRTKPRGTIIVDAGCRKAIVDKHVSLLPTGIKDVEGRFLEGQVVDIKDEALNTIAKGVVNYASDEIRLIKGHQSSEIDDILHRHDYDEVVHANNMVVLEER from the coding sequence ATGAAACGTAGAATAGAAGAAGTAAAGAAAATTGTTATTAAGGTAGGCTCAAGCTCACTTTGTGACAAAGATGGAAAAATTAATAAAGAAAAAATATTGATGCTAACATGGCAGATTGCCAAACTTAAAAGAGAAGGCTATATCGTTGTTCTAGTCTCTTCAGGAGCCATTGCAGCAGGTATGGGCGCATTAGGACTAGACAGTAAACCGAAAACACTACCGGAAAAACAGGCTTTAGCTGCAATTGGGCAGGCAAGACTAATGGAAATCTATGAAGAAATATTCCAGGTCTTTAATATGAAATGTTCTCAGATCTTATTAAACCATGATGACTTTGATGATCGTCATCGTTTAATGAACTTAAACCATACAATCAATGCACTACTCAATTATGGTGTGGTTCCTATTATTAATGAAAATGATGCTTTGGCAGTAGATGAAATCAAGGTAGGAGACAATGATACATTGGCTTCACTTATTGTTCCTTTAGTAGAAGCCCAACTATTAATTCTCGTGAGTGATATTGATGGTCTTTATACAGGCAATCCTCATACTGATCCTGATGCTGTGCTTATCCACTATGTAGATAAGATTGATGATACAATTTTGAGCTATGCAGGAGATGCAGTCAGTGGTCTAGGTACAGGTGGTATGGCGACTAAACTAAAAGCGGCTCAAATGGTCAATGCATTAGGTAGTCATATGTGTATTGTGAATGGACAGAAAGAAAACAGTATATTAAATGCTTTAGATAATGAAGGGACTTGGTTCAATGGTGCTTCTGGCACAAATATGAATGCTAGAAGACATTGGATTGCCTATCGTACTAAACCAAGAGGAACAATTATAGTTGATGCAGGATGTAGAAAAGCGATTGTTGACAAGCATGTCAGCCTTTTACCTACAGGTATTAAAGATGTGGAAGGAAGATTCTTAGAGGGACAGGTTGTTGATATCAAGGATGAAGCGTTAAATACAATTGCGAAGGGTGTTGTCAATTATGCCAGTGATGAAATCAGACTGATTAAAGGACACCAGTCTTCTGAAATAGATGACATATTACATCGTCATGACTATGATGAAGTAGTACATGCGAATAACATGGTTGTATTGGAGGAAAGATAA